A region of the Leptolyngbya sp. CCY15150 genome:
ATCTGCTGCTGGATAATCCCCTAGGCATTCGTCAGCAATGGCGACCGCTGATTATTACCACCGGCGATCTCCAGGAATTTGAGAAGCGCTATGGAGAAGCCACCGCAGAAAACGTCATTCAGTTCCTCACCTTTGATGACCAATATCCCAACTCCATCGCCTCCTGCCTGCGGGCAGCGCGGGAAAATGCCCGATCGGTGCGGGAAATCATTTCCTCAGAAATGTGGGAACAGGTGAACTCGTTTCACCTGATGGTGCAGGATGTCTCCAAAGCCAAATCCCTGGCCGACCTCTCCAGTTTCTTTGCAGAGGTGAAAATGGCCAGCCACCTCTTTTCCGGCGTCATGGATGCCACCATGTCCCATAACGAAGGCTGGCACTTTGGGCATGTGGGACGGCTGCTGGAACGGGCCGACAAAACCGCCCGGATTCTAGACGTGAAATACTTCATCCTGCTGCCGTCCATCCATGACGTCGGTACCACCCTGGATGAACTACAGTGGATTGCCCTGCTTAAATCGGCCAGTGCCTATGAAATGTACCGCAAACGGCAGCAGCGGATTAATCCCCGCGAGGTGGCAGAATTCCTCATCCTCGATCGCCAATTTCCCCGGTCTATCCAATTTTGCTTGATTGAGGCAGAGCGATCGCTCCACCACATCACCGGCTATCCAGCAGACACCTGGCGCAACTCGTCGGAACGCGCCCTTGGCAAACTGCGATCGGAACTGGACTACCTGACCATGGACGAAATCATGGAGAAGGGGCTCCACGAATTTTTGGACAACCTACAATCCCAGATCAACCAAGTGGGCGATCGCATTTTTGAGACCTTTTTCGACCTAGAACCCGTATCCTAGCTGCCGCTTTTTTACAAATTGCAATATTTACCAGCATCTTGGTTACACTTCATTGCGAGTTTCTCTTGAAGTCCATAACGCCGTGGTAACTTCGATAGCATTGATTAGAGAACCTTGGGTTTCATCCCCAGTTCATTCGGGCAGTTAAGGTGACGTTAGTTACCCAAACGGTTATCCCAGATCCACCATGGACTTAGACATGGTTGCATGGTCTAGCGTTTGCTGATGGGTCAACCACGATCCCACCACTGCTCCCTCCCGCTCAGTCCTAACACTGTTGATTGCAGGCTCAAGAGGTAGAAAGCTTCGATGTCATCGATTAATTCTCAAGTAGACGTTACATCCAGAGAAGATTTCAGTGAGTATGTCGCCCATCTGCAACTTCACATGGCGCTGCAGGCTCGCAACTTGGTTCCTCCTCTCACCCACATGGGCGATAGCCGCGGGCAGCTTTTGCATCAAACCCAGGCTACCTTTGAAAAAATCGTATCTCGCCAAGCTCTTTAGTCAGCCCTGCGGTCTCCTGCCAGGGAAGCAAAGCCCTGCCGGGTCTTGCTAAGACAACCAACGCAGAGTGTCCATCAACGGTTCAGCCGAAATCCATCAGGCTGACGTTCAATCTTTGATTATCCCAAATGCCTCCTCCTGGGTTCGCCACAGTTGAGGGGGCATTTGCTTTAGGAACTGACTCGGGGTTGACATCCTCTCCCAGTCGCCCTGATGAATCGACAGGACAAGTCCCCGGATTGCTCTGACGATGTTCTGCGTCCTAGGGCAATCTCCATGGGTTAGGGCACTGCTACCATGGGCAGCGATCGCTCAGACCAGATCACCTGCTCATACCAACAGAGAACTATCCTCGTTGAGCTATCCTGATTCTTCATCAAGTTACATGAAGAAGACGGGAGAGGTTCATCAAGTCTTAACGAATCATTTCTAACCCGTAAAATCTATATGAAGCATAGAAGGAAAGCTGGCGATCGCCTCTCAACATAGCCTTTACTTAAGGAAGGCCTTTTTTGCTGTACAGGTGTATTTGCTGACGTGATAGTGCTCGTTGTTCACACAGACAGACATCATTCAGTACTATTGCCAGGGGCATTTCATAACGCATCTTAGCTAGCTCAGGCATTGCTATCAGGATCCCCATGCTTCGAGGCTCAGCCTGATCTTAGGTTGAGCCAGCTTTGAGCAATTAGCATGGGGATGCCGTGGCGGCACTGCGCGATGACACCCAAGCCCCATCCCGGTTGGAGATTACGGCATCTCCGACGATTGCGGATTCAGCCCATCCATCGACACGTTGGCTACCGCTTGGTTGGACGCACCCCCTTTTGCCTAGGGTCGGCGGAGGTTACACCACCCATGGCTGTAAGGCTTTCACCTCATCTCATACCTTCACTAAACAAGGATCTCATCCATGCCCTTCACGACCAGTGTGCTGCGTGGCGGTATTGCCATCAATGAACTGCTGATTGATCCGACTAGCGCTACAGCCAACATCGATACAGATGGCAATGGCATTGCTGGTGACACGGATGAGTTTATCGAACTACGCAACGTGGGTACCCGTCCCATTGACCTCGGCGGTTTGGAACTCTGGGATGGGGAAGCGGGTCGCTGGTTTACCTTTCCTGACGATGCGGTTCTGCAGCCGGGCAGCTACGCCGTGGTGGTGACGGGGGTGCAGGCAGGCGGTAGCTTACCTATCTTTTCTCCCAATACCTTAGTGTTTGATGCCGGAGCTAGCTCCAGCATTTTCAATAATAGCGGCGACAACGTTGTTGTCTACGATCCTAGCGACGACGCCTATATCCAACTGCGCTATGACGGAGCGATCGCCGCCAATCCCAGCAGCTACAATGGTTTCTCGCCCACCGCCACCCTCGTCAACACCGTGGAAAACTGGGGCAATGACAATGCCGGACGCTCCCTGGTGCGCAGCCCCGATGGCAGCGATACTATTGTCAGTCAAGACACGATCGCCTTTGGGCTCAACGCCACGCCAGGCGGCGCAAACATTACATTTACCGTCACCAATACCAATGACGAGGGTGCCGGATCGCTACGGCAGGCCATCCTAGCGGCCAATGCGGCCGGGGGAGGAGCGATCGCCTTCGCTATTCCCGGAGATGGGCCCCACACCATTGCCCTAGCCACCGCCCTACCGGCCCTGACGGCAGCGATCGCCATTGATGGCTACAGCCAAGCAGGGTCAGATCAAAACACCCAAACCGAGGGCAGCAATGCCGTCCTCACCATCGTCCTGCAAGGCCAGGGCACCGGAAGCTTTGCAGGGCTATTGCTCAATGAAGGAGCGGCGGGCAGCGTCATTTCAGGTTTAGTCCTCAACCAGTTTCAGCGGGGGATTGAAATCAACACCCGCGATGTAGTGGTGCAGGGCAACTATATCGGCACCGACGCCACGGGATTGGTCGTCAACGCTTCAACCCGCAACGATCAGGGACTTCTCGTTAGCCAATTTGGCACCAACAGCTATATCGGCGGTACCCCCCCCGCTAGCCGCAACGTTATTTCCGGCAACCAAATCGGCATCTTTTCCTTCAATACCGCCAACTTAGCCGTCCAGGGCAACTACATCGGTGCGGCGGCAGATGGTACCACCCTGTTGGGCAACGGCATCCTGGGCATCCAGCTTAGCGGCACCAATAACAGTTTGATTGGGGGGGCAGGTGCAGGTGAAGGTAATATCATTCGCGGTGGATTTGCCAGTATTGATGTCTTCAACGCCAATGCCAACACCATCCAAGGCAACGCGATCAGCAATTTTGGCAACCAGGCCATTAATCTGCGCTTTGGTTCCAGCGGCAACCGCGTCGGCGGCGTTCAGCCTGGAGAAGGCAACACCATCACTAATGTTAATGGCAACGGCGTTACTGTTGAGGATACCGCCACTAATAACGCGATTCGCGGCAACTCAATTACCTTGGCTGGAGGTGGATTGGGCATTGATCTGGGTAATAACGGTCAGACCATCAATGATGCTTTGGACGCAGATATCGGCCCCAACGGATTCCAAAATACGCCCATTCTCGATGTCGCCAACGGCACCACCATTACCGGCACCTTCAACAGCAATCCCTTCATCAACGCGGTCATCGACATCTACGCTAGCAGTTTGCCCAATGGTCAAGGAGCAGTGTATCTGGGCAGCCAAGCGGTGACCACCAACGGAGATGGGAACGCTACCTTTAGCCTAGAAGCTCCCTCTGTCTTTGGGCGTCCCCATATTATCGCGACGGCCACCAGTGAAGCTGGCAGTACCTCCGAGTTTTCTGCGAGCATCCAGCGGGTTGCCACCGTCCAGATCACCACCCTCGTGGACAGGGCGGACGAAAATGCCGGAACGCCAGGCAGCTATCAACTCAGCCGGGACGCAGCCACAGGAGACATTACGGTGGTTCTCACCGTGGGCGGCAATGCTCAGTTCACCGCCGACTATAGCCTAGACATTAGCGCCGGCAGCCTGACCATTCTCAGCCCCACGCAGGTGCAGGTCGTCATTCCCGATGGGGTAGCATCGGTCAATCTATCGGTGGTGCCGATTGATGATGACTTTGCCGAGGCGGATGAAACCATCACCCTGACGCTGGAGGAGAACGTCGCCTACGGGGTCGATCGCACCCACAACAGCGGTCTAGTCACCCTTGGCTTCAATGACCTAGTCGTCACTGACGCGGGCGATCGCGGCGAAGGCACCCTCCGCCAAGCCATCCTCAATGCCAATGCCCTCGGCGGCGGCACGATCACCTTCAATATTCCCGGCGACGGCCCCCACACCATTCTTCTCGATGAAGCACTGCCGATCCTGACCGCACCGATCACGATCCAGGGCTATAGCCAACCGGGCTCGGTGGTCAATACCCAAGGCGTGGGCAGTAACGGAACGATCGCGATCGCCCTCGATGGCAACGGACTAATTGCGACTGGACTAGTCCTAGGCGCTGGATCGGAGGGCAGCGTGATTCGCGGCTTACAGATTAGCAACTTCAGCGGCGATGGCATTCTGGTATTAAGTGATGGCCATAGCCTGACGGGAAATTGGCTCACCAACAATGGCGGCA
Encoded here:
- a CDS encoding alpha-E domain-containing protein, encoding MLSRVADSIYWLNRYVERAENVARFIDVNLNLLLDNPLGIRQQWRPLIITTGDLQEFEKRYGEATAENVIQFLTFDDQYPNSIASCLRAARENARSVREIISSEMWEQVNSFHLMVQDVSKAKSLADLSSFFAEVKMASHLFSGVMDATMSHNEGWHFGHVGRLLERADKTARILDVKYFILLPSIHDVGTTLDELQWIALLKSASAYEMYRKRQQRINPREVAEFLILDRQFPRSIQFCLIEAERSLHHITGYPADTWRNSSERALGKLRSELDYLTMDEIMEKGLHEFLDNLQSQINQVGDRIFETFFDLEPVS